Proteins from one Planctomyces sp. SH-PL62 genomic window:
- a CDS encoding proline--tRNA ligase, whose amino-acid sequence MRWSSALIPTLKETPADAVAPSHVLLLRAGMIRQLGAGAYTYLPLGLRVLKKAEAIIREEMDAAGAQELLMPALQPIELWKESGRFETFGDLLMKLNISGGHHMALGPTHEEVITDLVRDLISSYKQLPITLYQIQTKFRDEPRPRFGILRTREFLMKDAYSFDADVDQLNTSYDAMFEAYCRIFDRCGLPYVVVEAESGPIGGDASHEFMVPCSTGEDQVIQCPACNYAANQEKAEIGATPAPASKAADAPPYESVRTPGQKTIREVCAFLRVEEKTSGKLLVYLADGKPVAALLRGDHEANEAKVRRAFGAATLAPADADSIARSTGAPVGFLGPIAIKIPMIVDEAVTAMETIVVGGNEVDVHLTGVVPGRDFKLDRTADLRNADEGDPCPRCGAAMVVKAGLEIGHVFKLGTKYSTAMGATYLDEKQAEIPVIMGCYGIGVNRIVAAAVEAAHDANGIIWPLNLAPYQVAVVPLQVKPGPVMDAAEQLEKRLTAAGYDVILDDRDQRPGFKFKDVDLIGVPLRVVIGERGLKEGNIEIKWRDQSEAQSIPLETAADSILAELKAAEEKLHSACLVNRSKRQAAASS is encoded by the coding sequence GTGCGGTGGTCCAGCGCCCTGATCCCGACGCTCAAGGAAACCCCGGCCGACGCCGTCGCGCCCAGCCACGTCTTGCTCCTGCGCGCCGGCATGATCCGGCAGCTCGGGGCCGGCGCCTACACCTACCTGCCGCTCGGGCTCCGCGTCCTGAAGAAGGCCGAGGCCATCATCCGCGAGGAGATGGACGCCGCCGGGGCGCAGGAGCTGCTGATGCCCGCCCTCCAGCCGATCGAGCTGTGGAAGGAGTCGGGCCGGTTCGAAACCTTCGGCGACCTGCTGATGAAGCTGAACATCAGCGGCGGGCACCACATGGCCCTGGGCCCCACGCATGAGGAAGTGATCACCGACCTGGTGCGCGACCTCATCAGCTCTTACAAGCAGCTGCCGATCACGCTCTATCAGATCCAGACCAAGTTCCGCGACGAGCCCCGGCCGCGGTTCGGGATCCTCCGGACCCGCGAGTTCCTCATGAAGGACGCCTACAGCTTCGACGCCGACGTCGACCAGCTCAACACGAGCTACGACGCCATGTTCGAGGCCTACTGCCGGATCTTCGACCGCTGCGGCCTGCCGTACGTCGTCGTCGAGGCCGAGTCCGGGCCGATCGGCGGCGACGCCTCGCACGAGTTCATGGTCCCCTGCTCCACCGGCGAGGACCAGGTCATCCAGTGCCCGGCCTGCAATTACGCCGCCAACCAGGAGAAGGCCGAGATCGGCGCGACGCCCGCCCCGGCTTCGAAGGCCGCCGACGCGCCCCCCTATGAGTCCGTCCGGACCCCGGGCCAGAAGACCATCCGCGAAGTCTGCGCGTTCCTCAGGGTCGAGGAGAAGACCTCGGGCAAGCTCCTGGTCTACCTGGCCGACGGCAAGCCGGTCGCGGCGCTCCTGCGCGGCGATCACGAGGCCAACGAGGCCAAGGTCCGGCGAGCCTTCGGCGCCGCGACGCTCGCCCCGGCCGACGCCGACTCGATCGCCAGGTCCACCGGCGCGCCCGTCGGGTTCCTCGGGCCGATCGCGATCAAGATCCCGATGATCGTCGACGAGGCGGTCACGGCGATGGAGACGATCGTCGTCGGCGGCAACGAGGTCGACGTCCACCTGACGGGCGTCGTCCCCGGTCGCGACTTCAAGCTCGACCGCACGGCCGACCTCCGCAACGCCGACGAGGGCGACCCCTGCCCCCGATGCGGCGCGGCGATGGTCGTCAAGGCGGGGCTGGAGATCGGCCACGTCTTCAAGCTGGGCACGAAGTACTCCACCGCGATGGGGGCGACCTACCTCGACGAGAAACAGGCCGAGATCCCGGTCATCATGGGATGCTACGGCATCGGCGTGAACCGGATCGTGGCCGCCGCCGTCGAGGCCGCGCACGACGCCAACGGCATCATCTGGCCCTTGAACCTGGCCCCTTATCAGGTCGCCGTCGTGCCGCTCCAGGTCAAGCCGGGGCCGGTCATGGACGCCGCCGAGCAGCTCGAGAAGCGGCTCACGGCCGCCGGCTACGACGTGATCCTGGACGACCGCGACCAGCGCCCGGGCTTCAAGTTCAAGGACGTCGACCTGATCGGCGTGCCGCTCCGGGTCGTCATCGGCGAACGCGGCCTGAAGGAAGGCAACATCGAGATCAAGTGGCGCGACCAGTCCGAGGCGCAGTCCATCCCGCTGGAAACCGCCGCCGACTCGATCCTCGCCGAGCTCAAGGCCGCCGAGGAGAAGCTCCACTCCGCCTGCCTGGTCAACCGCTCCAAGCGTCAGGCGGCGGCCTCGTCATGA